The following coding sequences lie in one Lentilactobacillus sp. SPB1-3 genomic window:
- a CDS encoding pyridoxamine 5'-phosphate oxidase family protein, with amino-acid sequence MTNSIKLASKLINSVSVFSVTTIDKSNFPNTVALTPLPINKSIRSILFYTNRDTSTAKNIRSESQASVFSFSDVDYSSICLKGNLHVFPIDEITDDIQQYLNKFQNHLNYDDPVILKFDTISFKVRSNDQITSTTLDELHD; translated from the coding sequence ATGACAAATTCTATAAAACTTGCTAGCAAACTAATCAACTCAGTATCAGTTTTTTCCGTCACGACTATTGATAAGAGTAATTTTCCGAATACTGTTGCACTGACTCCACTTCCTATTAATAAATCAATCCGATCAATATTATTCTATACAAATCGGGACACATCCACCGCAAAGAACATCAGATCAGAAAGTCAGGCATCAGTATTTTCTTTCTCAGATGTTGATTACTCTTCTATCTGTCTCAAAGGTAATTTACATGTGTTTCCAATTGACGAAATAACTGATGACATTCAACAGTATTTAAATAAGTTTCAAAACCATCTAAATTATGATGATCCGGTCATTTTAAAATTTGACACTATATCTTTCAAAGTAAGGTCAAATGATCAAATAACTTCGACAACTTTAGATGAATTACACGATTAA
- the rplU gene encoding 50S ribosomal protein L21, translating to MYAVITTGGKQYKVTEGEAIYVEKLDANEGDKVTFDQVVMVGGDSTKIGSPLVDGASVEGTVEKQGREKKVVIFRYKAKKGSRSKKGHRQPYTKVVINSIKA from the coding sequence ATGTACGCAGTTATTACTACAGGTGGTAAGCAATACAAAGTAACCGAAGGCGAAGCAATTTACGTTGAAAAATTAGACGCAAATGAAGGCGACAAGGTTACCTTTGATCAAGTTGTTATGGTCGGTGGCGATTCTACTAAGATTGGTTCTCCATTAGTTGATGGAGCATCAGTTGAAGGTACTGTTGAAAAACAGGGTCGTGAAAAGAAGGTTGTTATCTTCCGTTACAAGGCTAAAAAAGGCTCACGTTCAAAGAAGGGTCATCGTCAACCATACACCAAGGTTGTTATCAATTCTATCAAGGCCTAA
- a CDS encoding Asp23/Gls24 family envelope stress response protein, translated as MADETNIILQSDDPELGNIQIAPNVLEIIAGVATTEVDGVNRMRSSLATSLNELIGRKKEHGKGVKLSYNAAHELVVDIDVFLNYGVSVPKVALEIQGQVEQQLYFMTGLKVSEVNVHVQGVVPEKTESSVDPNNPFANDDTENGETSGN; from the coding sequence ATGGCTGATGAAACTAACATTATTTTGCAAAGTGATGATCCTGAATTAGGTAACATTCAAATTGCACCTAATGTTCTTGAAATTATTGCTGGTGTTGCAACTACTGAAGTAGACGGAGTTAACCGGATGCGCAGTTCACTTGCCACCAGTTTAAACGAATTAATTGGTAGAAAAAAGGAACACGGTAAGGGAGTTAAGCTTTCTTACAACGCTGCTCATGAATTGGTAGTTGATATTGACGTTTTCTTGAACTATGGGGTTTCTGTTCCCAAGGTTGCCTTGGAAATTCAAGGCCAAGTTGAACAACAATTATACTTTATGACTGGACTTAAAGTCTCAGAAGTCAACGTTCATGTTCAAGGGGTTGTTCCTGAAAAGACTGAAAGTTCAGTTGACCCTAATAATCCGTTTGCTAACGATGACACAGAAAATGGTGAAACTAGTGGAAATTAA
- the rpmA gene encoding 50S ribosomal protein L27, giving the protein MKMNLQFFSHHKGGGSTANGRNSAGRRLGAKAADGSTVTSGSIIYRQRGTHIYPGNNVKRGNDDTLFALVDGVVRFERKGRDKRQVSVYPLEEAAAK; this is encoded by the coding sequence TTGAAAATGAATTTACAATTCTTCTCTCACCATAAAGGTGGTGGATCAACTGCCAACGGTCGTAACTCTGCTGGTCGTCGTTTAGGTGCTAAGGCAGCTGATGGCTCAACTGTTACAAGTGGTTCAATTATCTACCGTCAACGTGGTACTCACATTTACCCAGGTAACAATGTTAAACGTGGTAACGATGACACATTGTTCGCATTGGTAGACGGTGTTGTTCGCTTTGAACGTAAAGGCCGCGATAAGCGCCAAGTATCAGTATATCCTCTTGAGGAAGCTGCTGCTAAATAA
- a CDS encoding bifunctional 5,10-methylenetetrahydrofolate dehydrogenase/5,10-methenyltetrahydrofolate cyclohydrolase: protein MATLIDGKNLAKRLNEMTAQRVEKLRTSHDIVPGLVVIIVGADQASQRYVRNKHRTAQKLGINSTIKELSSDVSQEELLTLIRQFNDDKTVNGILVQDPLPNQIDEKLVTKTIAPEKDVDGFHPENVGKLYLNDNSNYPVACTPKGIMTMFSEYNIDLMGKDVVMIGRSAIVGKPMAALMLNAGASVTIVHRHSKDVASYTKNADVIVSATGHLHTVTADDVKPGAVVIDVGQNMNEDGHLVGDVDFDDVEPKASFITPVPGGVGPMTIATLMQQTVDLTEWSLLRE, encoded by the coding sequence TTGGCAACATTAATTGACGGAAAGAATTTAGCGAAACGGTTAAACGAAATGACCGCTCAGCGAGTTGAAAAGTTGCGCACTAGTCATGATATTGTCCCTGGACTAGTGGTAATCATCGTTGGTGCTGATCAAGCTAGTCAACGATACGTCCGTAATAAACATAGAACTGCACAAAAGCTGGGTATTAATTCCACAATCAAGGAATTATCAAGTGATGTGTCTCAAGAAGAATTACTAACATTGATTCGTCAATTTAATGATGATAAGACTGTTAACGGCATTCTTGTACAAGATCCGTTGCCAAATCAAATTGATGAAAAATTAGTTACTAAAACTATTGCTCCAGAAAAAGACGTTGATGGTTTTCATCCTGAAAACGTTGGTAAACTATACTTAAACGACAATTCTAATTATCCAGTTGCATGTACGCCCAAGGGTATTATGACAATGTTTTCAGAATATAATATCGATTTGATGGGTAAAGATGTTGTGATGATTGGTCGGAGTGCAATCGTGGGTAAACCAATGGCTGCATTGATGTTGAATGCCGGAGCTAGTGTTACCATTGTCCACCGTCATTCTAAGGATGTAGCTAGTTACACTAAAAATGCCGATGTGATTGTTTCGGCCACTGGTCATTTGCACACTGTAACAGCTGACGATGTTAAGCCGGGAGCAGTAGTAATCGATGTCGGCCAAAATATGAACGAAGATGGTCACTTAGTGGGTGATGTTGATTTTGATGATGTCGAACCAAAGGCATCATTTATTACCCCAGTTCCTGGTGGCGTGGGTCCTATGACGATTGCTACTTTAATGCAACAAACTGTCGATTTGACTGAATGGAGTCTTTTGCGTGAATAA
- a CDS encoding ribosomal-processing cysteine protease Prp — protein MIQASIDHYSGHVSGFQLTGHADAGEYGQDIVCSAVSVLSITTVNGLQEVAGVDLTVDSDDENGGYLSVSVPVLNDAKKSVKADAILDTFENGMKDIAESYSKYIILKTN, from the coding sequence ATGATTCAAGCATCAATTGATCACTACTCAGGACACGTCAGCGGATTCCAACTAACTGGCCATGCAGATGCTGGAGAGTACGGACAAGACATCGTCTGTTCTGCTGTTTCGGTTTTAAGTATTACTACTGTTAATGGATTACAGGAAGTTGCCGGCGTTGATTTAACTGTCGATAGTGATGATGAGAATGGTGGTTATTTGTCGGTCTCGGTTCCAGTTTTAAATGATGCTAAGAAATCAGTTAAAGCTGATGCAATTTTAGATACTTTCGAGAATGGTATGAAAGACATTGCGGAAAGTTATTCTAAATATATTATTTTAAAAACTAACTAA
- the nusB gene encoding transcription antitermination factor NusB, whose amino-acid sequence MEINRHKIREIAFQTLFAMNTNAKTDVNDFYAVITDGKYGQDVPEYLTTVVSGVVEHKAELDALIEDNLTSGWSISRIAKTDLIIIEVALFEMKYVDDVPAKVAINEAIELAKKFSDDRSRKFVNGILSHAHEELVK is encoded by the coding sequence GTGGAAATTAATCGTCACAAGATTCGTGAAATTGCGTTTCAAACGCTGTTTGCGATGAATACCAACGCTAAAACTGATGTAAATGATTTTTACGCAGTGATTACCGATGGTAAATATGGTCAGGATGTTCCTGAATATTTAACTACAGTTGTTTCTGGCGTAGTTGAACATAAAGCTGAATTAGATGCTTTAATTGAAGATAACCTAACTAGTGGTTGGTCAATTTCTAGAATTGCTAAGACTGATTTGATTATTATTGAGGTGGCATTATTCGAAATGAAGTATGTCGATGATGTTCCTGCCAAAGTAGCAATTAATGAAGCCATTGAATTAGCTAAGAAGTTCAGTGATGATCGTTCAAGAAAATTTGTTAACGGGATTTTGTCACACGCCCATGAAGAACTGGTAAAATAG
- the efp gene encoding elongation factor P, translated as MAISTADFKNGLTIEVDNAIWRIISFQHVKPGKGGAFVRSKLKNLRTGAVQEKTFRAGAKMEQAQIDTRKMQYLYADGDDHVFMDLDTYDQISIPAAQITQELKYLQENMEVSVIQYGNETLGVELPNTVTLEVAETEPGIKGDTASGGSKPATMTTGLTLQVPFFVNQGDKLVINTQDGTYISRG; from the coding sequence ATGGCTATATCAACTGCTGATTTTAAAAACGGATTGACTATCGAAGTCGATAACGCAATCTGGAGAATTATTAGTTTCCAACACGTTAAACCAGGTAAGGGTGGCGCATTTGTTCGTTCAAAGCTAAAGAACTTAAGAACTGGTGCCGTTCAAGAAAAGACATTTAGAGCCGGTGCCAAAATGGAACAAGCTCAAATTGACACTCGTAAGATGCAATACTTGTATGCTGATGGCGATGATCACGTATTTATGGATCTTGATACTTACGATCAAATCAGCATCCCAGCTGCTCAAATCACACAAGAATTAAAATACCTACAAGAAAACATGGAAGTTAGTGTTATTCAATACGGTAACGAAACTCTTGGTGTTGAATTACCTAACACTGTAACTCTTGAAGTTGCTGAAACTGAACCAGGTATTAAAGGTGATACTGCATCAGGTGGATCAAAACCTGCTACAATGACAACTGGTTTAACTTTACAAGTACCATTCTTTGTTAACCAAGGCGACAAATTGGTTATTAACACTCAAGATGGTACTTACATTTCCAGAGGCTAA